One genomic region from Rosa rugosa chromosome 1, drRosRugo1.1, whole genome shotgun sequence encodes:
- the LOC133720597 gene encoding heat shock factor protein HSF24, whose amino-acid sequence MIKMAQRSVPAPFLMKTFQLVDDPASDDVISWNGSGTAFVVWKTVDFARDMLPNYFKHNNFSSFVRQLNTYGFRKTVPDKWEFANDNFRRGEKELLSEIRRRKSVSSSPAQANAAEKSGGDAPSTPSNSGEDLASTSTSSPDSKNPGSVETAAAVCQAVDLSGENEKLKKDNETLSSELAQTKKQCDELVAFLMEYMKVGPDQINQIMRQGSLGSSCDVDDHGRGHSENDNDEKVVAGEEEGLKLFGVWLKGNENEEKKKRREEKSGGGGGGPQAKKMKMAEFHAPLRKSGKVCN is encoded by the exons ATGATCAAAATGGCTCAAAGGTCAGTTCCGGCGCCGTTTCTGATGAAGACGTTCCAGTTGGTGGATGATCCGGCCAGCGACGACGTGATATCTTGGAACGGAAGTGGGACGGCGTTTGTGGTTTGGAAGACGGTGGATTTCGCCCGGGATATGTTGCCTAATTATTTCAAGCACAACAACTTCTCAAGCTTCGTTCGCCAGCTTAACACCTAT GGCTTTCGAAAGACCGTGCCGGACAAATGGGAGTTCGCGAACGACAACTTCCGGCGAGGTGAGAAGGAGCTGCTCTCCGAGATCCGCCGCCGCAAATCGGTGTCTTCATCTCCGGCTCAGGCCAACGCAGCTGAAAAATCGGGCGGAGACGCCCCGTCAACCCCGTCCAACTCCGGCGAGGACCTGGCGTCAACTTCCACGTCTTCGCCGGACTCGAAGAATCCGGGATCGGTGGAGACAGCGGCGGCGGTGTGCCAGGCGGTGGACTTATCCGGCGAGAACGAGAAACTGAAGAAAGACAACGAGACGCTGAGCTCGGAGCTTGCACAAACAAAGAAGCAGTGTGATGAGCTGGTGGCGTTTCTGATGGAGTACATGAAGGTCGGGCCCGATCAGATCAATCAGATTATGCGGCAAGGAAGCTTAGGGTCCAGTTGTGATGTTGATGATCATGGTCGTGGTCACAGTGAGAATGATAATGACGAAAAAGTTGTGGCGGGAGAAGAAGAGGGTTTGAAACTGTTTGGGGTTTGGCTGAAGGGGAACGAGAacgaggagaagaagaaaaggagggAGGAGAAAtcgggtggtggtggtggtgggccGCAagcgaagaagatgaagatggcgGAGTTTCACGCGCCGCTCAGGAAGAGCGGGAAGGTGTGCAACTAA